One window from the genome of Hydractinia symbiolongicarpus strain clone_291-10 chromosome 1, HSymV2.1, whole genome shotgun sequence encodes:
- the LOC130643063 gene encoding uncharacterized protein LOC130643063 yields the protein MSVIARRGHGLDRDSYERERDALKEIHDKLDTINSKFEALNSNIAISQNVTSLLCKRVRELKKRCGVSEQYSRRECLELVGIPESVSHDLLEDKVLDIFSSINVNIQSVNVEPCHRIKLGRTIVKLSSRKDVQSILSNKKKLKDIDSTKFGFDGGTKLYINESLCGMYRGLWSRCKKLYNNGDISGFWTSNGTVKVKINEDGIVNSILHDTDLQELFPNINISELLD from the exons atgTCTGTTATtgccaggaggggccatggcttagatagaGATTCCTACG agagagagagagatgcATTGAAGGAAATACATGATAAATTAGACACCATTAATTCTAAATTTGAAGCACTTAATAGCAACATAGCGATTTCGCAGAATGTTACTTCCCTTCTCTGCAAAAGAGTAAGGGAACTTAAAAAAAGATGCGGTGTGTCAGAACAGTATTCCAGGCGTGAATGTTTGGAGTTAGTGGGTATTCCGGAATCTGTTTCCCATGATTTACTTGAAGATAAAGTTTTAGACATTTTCAGTTCAATAAATGTAAATATTCAAAGTGTGAACGTAGAACCCTGTCACCGCATCAAACTAGGTCGTACGATTGTTAAATTGTCTAGCCGTAAGGATGTGCAATCCAtactttctaataaaaaaaaacttaaagatATTGATTCAACAAAGTTTGGTTTTGATGGCGGTACCaaattatatataaatgaaAGTTTGTGTGGGATGTACCGTGGTCTCTGGTCGAGATGTAAAAAACTTTACAATAACGGTGATATCTCTGGCTTTTGGACTTCAAATGGAACAGTGAAGGTTAAAATTAATGAAGATGGCATCGTAAATTCAATTTTACATGATACTGATTTACAAGAATTGTTTCCAAATATTAATATTAGTGAACttcttgattga